The sequence below is a genomic window from Polaribacter vadi.
TCCAGAAGCTCCAACTGCTGGAGTATGATAAAGACTATAGAATTTTCTCATTGTTTCTGTTGGCAAGGTAATTACAGCTTCATTGTAACCTCCAGTATTTAAAATATTCTGAATATCACCAGAAGAAAGACCAAAACCCATTAATTGATCATAAATACCATTAAATTGATAATAATTAACCAATGTGTAAATAAGTCCAGCTCCAATTCCTGCAGAAAAGTAGAAAAAGATAAACTTATTTCTTCCCCATAATTGTTCTAAAGGAGTTCCAAAAGCCCATAAACCATACATATTAAATAAAATATGTGGGAAACTTCCATGCATAAACATGTGCGTTACATATTGCCAAAAACCAAAGTTTTCGTTTTCTGGAAAATGTAAAGCCAGCATATTTGTTAAATCTAATTGTAATAATTGTGGAATTAGAAATACAATTACGTTGATTATAATTAGGTGTTTTATAGCACCTGAAAATTTATTATTCATATTTTTAACGATTAAAAATAGTATCTATTTCATTTAGCGTCAACGTTTTAAATGTTGATTTTCCAAAAGGAGAAATAGTAGGTTCTTTACAAGAAAACAAATTATTTACCAAGCTTTCTTGCTCTTTTTCAGAAAGTTGCGTTCCCGTTTTTATAGATAATGTTTTTGCAAAAGATTTAGCCATTACATCAAAATGACTAAAACTGCTGTCTGGAACTTCTAAATTTATATCATTTAAAAGTTCTTCTAAAATAATAGTTATTT
It includes:
- a CDS encoding rhomboid family intramembrane serine protease, whose amino-acid sequence is MNNKFSGAIKHLIIINVIVFLIPQLLQLDLTNMLALHFPENENFGFWQYVTHMFMHGSFPHILFNMYGLWAFGTPLEQLWGRNKFIFFYFSAGIGAGLIYTLVNYYQFNGIYDQLMGFGLSSGDIQNILNTGGYNEAVITLPTETMRKFYSLYHTPAVGASGAVYGVLVAFGLYFKDAKLALIFFPVPIAAKYFIPVMILGDLFFGMTKYSVGNIAHFAHIGGALIGFIIAYYWKRNHFKSI